In Cryptosporangium minutisporangium, the genomic window ACGTTGGTCTCGTAGTCGCTCATCGGGTTTCGCGTCCTTCCGCGTCTGGTGGGGCCGTGCTCTGCGCGGGCCGCCGCTGATGGAGTCAACGTTAGGGAGCGGCGGCCGCGCCGGTATCCCCAGAATGTGCCAGCCCAGTGGACTTTCCGCGGGCAAATGTCAGCTGGCCGACGCTCGGTACCCCTGCTTTCGCCGTCCCGGTGACAGCCGTTCGTCGTGCCGTCGGATCGAAGGCACCTCCGGCCACCGGAAGGTGAACCTGCGGTTACACCCCGCTTCTGTATTCGAAAGCACGAATCCCTTGCCTTCGGTTCGGCCGGAGGGTACAAATTCCTCTGCGGGCCCCGCCTCTCGACAACGCCGCAACGCGGCGGAGAGAACAGGGCCCGTCCAAACTTTCCGGCGCCCCGCGGTTCTCCGCGGGGCGCCGCCGTGTGTGCCGAACGGCGTACACCCGCGCGTCGCGGGCCGCCGTGCGAGTCGCCCGTTAAGGTCGTAACCCGGCCCGAGGAGCGGGTCGGCGATCACGCGGCATCCGGGGCGGTCATGGGGCGAACGTTGCGCGCCGCCCTCAGCGGCCTGGTGACAGTCCCCCGGGCGAAGCTCAGTCCCCGGGTCGCCGCCCGCGGGACGCTCGCGGTCGCGTTGCCCCTGCTGATCGGGGGCCTCGCCGGCGCCGTCCTGCCGGCGGTCGCGGCCACGCTCGGGGCGTACTTCACCGGCTTCGCGGACCTGTCGGGTCCCTACCGCCGTCGGTTGCGGCTCGGCTTCGCGCTCGCCGTCTGTGGCGCGCTGTCGGTGCTGCTCGGAGCGCTAGCCCAGCCGCACACGGTGCTCGCGGTCCTACTGGTGGCGCTCTGGGGTTTCCTCGCCGGTCTGCTCACCGCATTGGGTCCGGCCGGCACCCGCGTGGGCATCACCGGCTTGATCGTCCTGATCGTGCTCGGCGAGCAGCCACAGGAACTCAGCCAAGCCCTGCTCGCCGCAGTCGCGGTGTTCGTCGGCGCGGGCCTCCAGACGCTGCTGGCGATCGCGCCCTGGCCGGTCCGCGGCTACGCGCCCGAGCGGGCCGCGATCGCCGCCGCGTACCGCCAGCTGACCGAGGTCGACCCCAGCGGAGACGGCCCGGCCTACCCGGTGGTGCTGGAGGCGCACGCCGCGCTACAAGGCCTCGATCCCCAGCGCAACCGGACCGTCGCCGGTCTGCGCATCCTGCTCGACGAGGTGGAGCGCGCGCGGGGCGAGGTGGTCGCGCTGGCCGGGCTCCGCGCCCGGCTCGAGGACATGGGCCAGGACGACGCGGCCGCCGAGGTGGGCGCGGTGCTGGACGCTGCGGCCGCGGTGGGCGCCGCGATCGCGGAGCGGCTCGGCGACGAGCCCGACGCGCTGCACCCCGACGTCCCACCGGCGCTCGACGACGCGCTGAAGCGAGCCGTCGCCGCGGTCCGGGCGCGCGCCGACGGGCAAGGCCGGGCGCCACTCACCCGACGCGGTGCCGCGACCCGCTCGGCGGCGCTGGCCGGGCAGCTCCGGGCCGCGCGGCGGATCGTCGAGTCGACCGCCCCCGAAGTGCCCACGGAGGTCCACGGCGGCGGTCCGATCTTCGTCATGCCGGCCGACGAGCCGCTGACCGTACTGCGGGCCAACCTGCGACCCTCGTCAGCCGCGTTCCGGCACGCGCTGCGGCTGGCTTTCACGCTCGCCGCGGTGGCCGCGGCGCTGGCGGTGCTCGGACTGCCGCGCGGCTACTGGCTGCTGCTCACGGTCGCGGTGGCGATCCGGCCGGACTTCTCCGCGACCGTCAAGCAGGTCGTCGACCGGGTGGCCGGGACCCTGCTCGGCATGCTGGTGGTCTCCGCGCTGCTGGAGTGGGTGGTCTCGGAGACCTGGCAGAAGATGGCGCTGGTCCCGGTCTTCTACTTCCTCCTGCGGACCGTGCTGACCGCGAACTTCGCCCTCGGCGCCGCGGCGATGGCCGGTAACGCGGTGCTGATCGCCGACCTGCTCGGCGCCTCCGCCGGGTCGCTCATCCCGGAGCGGCTCACCTACACCGTCGCAGCGGGAGCCATCGCGCTCGCCGCCTACCTGGCCTGGCCCACTTGGGAGCGGGCGACGGCGCGGGAGACGCTCGCGGAGAGTATCGAGCGGGCACGCGGCTACCTGCGAACGGCCGCCGACCCGGACGCGTCCGACACCGACGTGGACGCCGCCCGCACGGTGGCCAGGGTCGCGCTGAGCAACGCCCGGGACTCGGCCAAGCGGCTCGCCGACGAGCCGGGGACGCCGCCAGGGCTGGTCGACCTCGCCCACGGCGTCACCGTGCACGCGAGTCGGCTGGTCCAGGGCGGGATGGCGCTGGAGGCCGCTCGGGACGCGCACGCCGACGGCCTCACTCGTCCCGAGGCCCGCGCGTTCGCCTCCCACGTCGATGCCGCACTCGCGATCGTGGCCACCGCACTCCGCACGGGAGAACGTCCCCGGTCGCTGCCGTCGCTCCGGGCGGATGTCGACCAACTCATCGCAGTGGCCCCGAATGCCCGACTAGCCACTTTCGCCACCGCCGCCGACCGGCTGACCGACGGAATTGGAACGTTGAACCACCTGCTCCGGCAGGACGCTAAGGCAACTGACGCGCACCCCGGATAAGCTGCGATCCATGGTTCACCCTCCCGCGGCACCGGGTCTGCCCGGGCAGCCGGGCGTTCCCCACCCGTCGGAGGGGATGGCCAAGGCAGCTCCGATGGTGCCCTGGCACAAACGTCGCTGGGTCGGCATCGCGATCGCCGTCCTGGCGGTCGGCATCATCGGTCTGGCCGGTCTCGGGATCTACGGCATCCTCGGCTACAGCCTCGGGCCGGTTGCGCTGATCCTGGCGCTCGGCACCGCGGTGCTGCCGGTCCCGATCCTGCTGGCGTTCTTCTGGTGGCTCGACCGGTACGAACCGGAGCCACGCCGCTACCTGGCGTTCGCGTTCGGCTGGGGCGCGTGCGTCGCGACGTTCGCCGCGCTGATCATCAACTCGTTCGGTGGTCGGGTGATCACCGGCGCGGGCGGGTCGGAGTCGACGACGGCCGTGCTGGTGGCGCCGCCCACCGAAGAGTTCTTCAAGGCCGTTCCGCTGTTCGTCCTGCTCGGCCTCGCGCTGACCGGGCGGCGGCAGATCAACGGCGTGGTCGACGGCATCGTCTACGCCGGGATGTCAGCGGTCGGCTTCGCGTTCACCGAGAACGTTCTCTACTTCGGCTCGGCCTACCTCGGCGACGAGGAGAAGGACATGCCGGGCGGCATCACCGCCCTCATCGTCACGTTCGTTCTCCGAGGCATCTTCTCCCCGTTCGCGCACCCGCTCTTCACTGCGATGACCGGGGTGGGGATCGGGCTCGCGGTCCGCAGCAGGCAGACCTGGGTCCGGATCGTCGCGCCGATCGGCGGCCTGGTGCTGGCGATCCTGCTGCACGGCACCTGGAACCTGCTCGCCTCCAGCCAGGACTTCGGCATCATCCTGACCGGCTACGTGGTGATCATGCTGCCGATCCTGGCGGTGATGGTCACGGTGGCGATCGTGCTGCGTGGCCGGGAGGCGAAGGTCGTCGGCCGGGTCTTGCCGGTCTACGCCGAGGCCGGCTGGTTCACGCCGCAGGAGATCGCCGCGCTCGCCACCATGCAGACGCGCCGGGCCGGGCGGCAGTGGGCACGGCAGATCGCCGGCGGTATCGGCGCGAAGGCGATGTCCGACTACCAGTTCGCCGCGACCAAACTGGCGATCGCACGCGACTCGCTGGCTCGGGGCATGAGCAACGAGGAGTTCGCCGACGAAGAGCGGCAGCTGCTCGCGACGGTGGATGCCCGCAGGCAGTACATCCTGCAGCACGCCCGCCCCGGCTCCTCCATGCCGTGGGCCACCGCGCCGGTGTCCCTGTACCCCGGCGGGCACAACCCGAACTACGTCAGCGGCAGCTACCCGGGCCCGGGCCCGGGCCCGAGCCAGAACGGCGGCGGCGTGCCGAATCACACGTACGGCCCGACCTACTACGGCGGCGGTCACCACACCGGTTACCAGCCGCAGCACGCGCCGGGCTCAGAACCTCACAGGTAGAGGCCGGTGCCTTCCGAATCGACGCGGGAGGCGGCCACCGCGTGCACGTCGCGCTCGCGCATCAGCACGTAGTCGGTGCCCTGCAGCTCGACCTCCGACTTCTCGTCGGGATCGAACAGCACCCGGTCACCGACCTCCACCGAGCGGACGTGCGGTCCGACGGCCACCGCCGTCGCCCACGCCAGCCGACGGCCCATCACCGCGGTCGCCGGGATGACGATGCCCGCGCTCGACTTCCGTTCGCCGAGCGCGCCCTCCAGTTTCACCAGAACCCGGTCGTGGAGGAGATGGATCGGCAGTCCGCCGCTCGCGGAGTTGACCAGGCCGGGTTCGGTACTCACAGCACCACACGGTAGCGCCGAGTGTGCGCCACCCGTGGGGTGGGTAGGAGCGCGCCGGTACCGTGCGCATGTCGAACCGGGCGAGGGGGTACGCGAGTGAGTTGGCTGTTGCGGGTGCGCGACGAGGCGCGCGAGAGGCTCGCGGCCGCGAGGGAGAGCGAAGACCTGCCTCCTGAGCGTCCCGATTCGCCCGGCGTCGTGCTGCTGCCGGCCGGCGAGCCGGACAACGAGAGCGTGCCGGTCGCGCTGCGGGTCGCGGCGGCCTGGGCCTGGCGTCTGGTCATCGTCGCGGTGGTGCTCTACGGGCTGTTCCACATCATCTCGATGCTGCGCTTCGTCGTGATCCCGTTGATGGTCGCGCTGCTGCTCGCGGCGCTGCTGGAGCCGGCCGCGGGGTGGCTGCGCAAGCGCGGCGCGCCCAACGCCCTGGCCGCGACCACGATCTTGGTGTTCGGGCTCGTGTGCGTCTTCGGCACGCTGTACCTCGTCATCCAGGCGTTCATCAACGGTCTGCAGGACCTGACCGACCAGGTGAACCAGGCGCTGAACGAGGGCCGCGACTGGCTGCTCTCCGGGCCGCTGCACATCTCCCAGGACCAGATCGACCAGTACGTCGACCGGGCCCAGACCTGGCTGTCGGAGAACAGCTCTTCGCTGACGTCCGGCGCGGTCAGCACCGCGACGACGCTCGGTGAGGTCGTCACCGGCTTCTTCCTGGTCCTCTTCACGCTGTTCTTCTTCTTGAAGGACGGCAGCCGGATCTGGCGGTTCCTCACCCGGCTGCTCCCGCGGGCGGCGCGCCCGGCCGTCCGCCAGGCCGGTCAGTACTCCTGGCACACGCTGACCTCCTACGTCCGCGCGACCGTGTTCGTCGCGTTCGTCGACGCGGTCGGCATCGGCATCGGGTTGGCGGTGCTCAAGGTGCCGCTGA contains:
- a CDS encoding AI-2E family transporter, with the protein product MSWLLRVRDEARERLAAARESEDLPPERPDSPGVVLLPAGEPDNESVPVALRVAAAWAWRLVIVAVVLYGLFHIISMLRFVVIPLMVALLLAALLEPAAGWLRKRGAPNALAATTILVFGLVCVFGTLYLVIQAFINGLQDLTDQVNQALNEGRDWLLSGPLHISQDQIDQYVDRAQTWLSENSSSLTSGAVSTATTLGEVVTGFFLVLFTLFFFLKDGSRIWRFLTRLLPRAARPAVRQAGQYSWHTLTSYVRATVFVAFVDAVGIGIGLAVLKVPLTLPLAALVFLGAFIPVIGATLSGAVAVAVALVTQGPVSALIILAVVIGVQQLEGHVLQPLIMGRAVSLHPLAVILAIAIGITVAGIVGGLVAVPILAVLNTAIRYLVVRPEGGPAPAGPQAPPGTVPTDDDQAAAEEKRAELVENGGAGAAGRAETPVPVQAAPPSTPAPTGEPPGPVATG
- a CDS encoding FUSC family protein, producing MGRTLRAALSGLVTVPRAKLSPRVAARGTLAVALPLLIGGLAGAVLPAVAATLGAYFTGFADLSGPYRRRLRLGFALAVCGALSVLLGALAQPHTVLAVLLVALWGFLAGLLTALGPAGTRVGITGLIVLIVLGEQPQELSQALLAAVAVFVGAGLQTLLAIAPWPVRGYAPERAAIAAAYRQLTEVDPSGDGPAYPVVLEAHAALQGLDPQRNRTVAGLRILLDEVERARGEVVALAGLRARLEDMGQDDAAAEVGAVLDAAAAVGAAIAERLGDEPDALHPDVPPALDDALKRAVAAVRARADGQGRAPLTRRGAATRSAALAGQLRAARRIVESTAPEVPTEVHGGGPIFVMPADEPLTVLRANLRPSSAAFRHALRLAFTLAAVAAALAVLGLPRGYWLLLTVAVAIRPDFSATVKQVVDRVAGTLLGMLVVSALLEWVVSETWQKMALVPVFYFLLRTVLTANFALGAAAMAGNAVLIADLLGASAGSLIPERLTYTVAAGAIALAAYLAWPTWERATARETLAESIERARGYLRTAADPDASDTDVDAARTVARVALSNARDSAKRLADEPGTPPGLVDLAHGVTVHASRLVQGGMALEAARDAHADGLTRPEARAFASHVDAALAIVATALRTGERPRSLPSLRADVDQLIAVAPNARLATFATAADRLTDGIGTLNHLLRQDAKATDAHPG
- a CDS encoding co-chaperone GroES is translated as MVNSASGGLPIHLLHDRVLVKLEGALGERKSSAGIVIPATAVMGRRLAWATAVAVGPHVRSVEVGDRVLFDPDEKSEVELQGTDYVLMRERDVHAVAASRVDSEGTGLYL
- a CDS encoding PrsW family intramembrane metalloprotease produces the protein MVHPPAAPGLPGQPGVPHPSEGMAKAAPMVPWHKRRWVGIAIAVLAVGIIGLAGLGIYGILGYSLGPVALILALGTAVLPVPILLAFFWWLDRYEPEPRRYLAFAFGWGACVATFAALIINSFGGRVITGAGGSESTTAVLVAPPTEEFFKAVPLFVLLGLALTGRRQINGVVDGIVYAGMSAVGFAFTENVLYFGSAYLGDEEKDMPGGITALIVTFVLRGIFSPFAHPLFTAMTGVGIGLAVRSRQTWVRIVAPIGGLVLAILLHGTWNLLASSQDFGIILTGYVVIMLPILAVMVTVAIVLRGREAKVVGRVLPVYAEAGWFTPQEIAALATMQTRRAGRQWARQIAGGIGAKAMSDYQFAATKLAIARDSLARGMSNEEFADEERQLLATVDARRQYILQHARPGSSMPWATAPVSLYPGGHNPNYVSGSYPGPGPGPSQNGGGVPNHTYGPTYYGGGHHTGYQPQHAPGSEPHR